The Akkermansia sp. RCC_12PD genome contains the following window.
CGTCCGTTTCCTCCAGCATGGAGAGCATTCTGGATACCAGCTCCTGGAGCCTTGTTCCGTTGCGGGCGCGCTGCCAGCGTTCCTCCAGAGTGAGCACTTCCTCCAGGGTGAATCCGGCGGCGTCTATCTCGTCCACCTGGTGGCGCAGCAGTTCTATTTCCCGGTCGGCGGCGGCTTCTGCGTGCTCCAGGTCGTCATACGCCCTGCGCGCGTCCTGCCATTGTCTCCAGGAGTCCGCGTAGGCCTGCGTCAGCCGGGCGTGTTCACCGAAGGCGTCCAGCAGGGAGAGCTGCCTGTCATGGGAGGTCAGGGAACGATGGTCATTGGGGCCGTGCATGTCCACCAGGCAGGCGCCCGCCTCCCGCAGAAGGTTCAGCGTGCAGGGGCTGTCGTTCAGGAACTGGCGGTTGGCGGTGGGGGAGATGATGCGCTTGATGATGAGGTTGCCGTCTTCACAGGGGGGCACCCCGTGTTCGTTCAGGATGGCGTGCACAGGGGATGAGTTCGGGAGATGAAACACGGCTTCCACGCTGCATTGCTGTTCTCCGGAACGGATGAGCGTTTTGTCCGCACGTTCGCCCAGCGCCAGACGAATGGCGCCGATGATGACGGATTTGCCCGCTCCCGTTTCCCCCGTGATGCAGATGAAGCCGGAGCTGGGTTCCCACAGCAGCTGGTCCACGAGAGCCAGGTTCCTGATTTTCAGCAAAGTAAGCATTCGGGCTTTGGATTTTGAATGCATTATGGCATAATCAGCTCTAAACGCAACCATGACATCCGTGATGAACATTCTCTTTTTGGGCACGGGCACGTCTACCGGGGTTCCCCAGATAGGTTGCTCCTGTGCGGTCTGCACCTCCCCGGACCCCAGAAACAAGCGATTGCGTTCTTCCATTTACGTGGAGGCGTCCGGCATCCGTATCCTGCTGGATTCCTCTCCCGATCTGCGTCAGCAGGCCCTGAGGGAAAATATTACCGATCTGGATGCCGTGCTGTACACGCATGCCCATGTGGATCACATAGGCGGGTTTGACGATTTGCGAGCCTTCTGCTGGCGCAGAGCGGGAGGATTGCCCATGTACGCCTCCCCGGAAACCATGAAGACTTTGAGGACCATGTACGGCTGGGCGTTTGAGTCCGGAAAGGCCAGAACCGGCTACGTGCGGCCGGAACCCCACGAGACGACGGAACCCTTCCACGTGGGCGGCGTTCTGGTGACGCCTCTTCCCGTTATGCATGCCGGAGTGGAGACTTATGCCTACGTGTTGGAGTCCGGAGGCAGGCGGCTGGTGTACATGCCTGATGTCAAGAGTATTCCGGAGGCCTCCCTGGAGCGCATGACGGGGGCGGATCTTCTGATTATCGACGGCTTGCGCTATGACCTTCATCCCACTCACATGTGCCTGGACGAGTCCTTGGCCGCCATCAGGGCCATCGAACCCGGACAGGCTTTTCTGACGCACCTTTCCCATAACATGGATTACCGTATTTTGTCCGGCAGGCTGCCGGAGAACGTGGGGGCGGCCTATGATGGCCTGCGGCTGTCCCTGCCATGATTTCTTCCTTCCCTGCCGACATGACCTCTTTTCCCGACAAGAACAGGAATGACGCGTCGCCGGATATCGGCACCAGAGACGTGTTCGGCTTTTCCGTGGCCGTAAGCTCCGTTGGAGAGATGTGCTCCGTTCTGGTGGAACGTGCCTTGGCCGGGGAAGCCCCTTTTCTGGTAGCCGCCGCAGATGTGCACGTGATAACTCGCGGCGTACATGAACCGGAGTATGGCGCGGTTTTGGAGAGGATGGATGTGATTTGTCCGGATGGCATGCCGGTGGTATGGAAGCTCAACAGAGTGCGGGGGGGGGGAAGACCGCCGAACGCGTGAGCGGGCCGGATTTGATGGAAGCCGTGGTGAAGGCGAATGCCGAATATCCCGGCCTGAGACATTTTCTGCTGGGGGGCGACGAAAGGACACTGGAAACCCTGGCGGCCAGGCTGGCGGAAAAGTTCCCCGGTTTTTGTTTGGCCGGAGTTTATTCTCCGCCGTTCCGCTACTGGAGTGAGAAGGATTTGCAGGATATGAGGGAGGCCATTGCCAGCAGCGGAGCCAATGTGGTCTGGGTGGGGCTGGGATGTCCCAAGCAGGAACGGTGGATGGCGGAACAGAAGGACCTGCTTCCTCCCGCCGTGTATGCAGGCGTGGGAGCGGCTTTTGCCTTTCATGCGGGCACGGTGAAGCGTGCGCCGGTGTGGATGCAGAAGAACAGTCTGGAATGGCTGTACCGCATTTGCAGGGAGCCGGGAAGGCTGCTCAAGCGGTACGTGAAGCATAACAGCCTGTTCGTGTGGTACCTGCTGACGGGACGGTAAAGCCTTTTCCGGTGCGTGCCCCGGACAGGAGGCGCAGGTTTTTTGGCTTGTACCGTTCTTGTGCGGTTTTATCATGTCTTCTCCCGGTCCTGCACGTCCGCAAGGGGTACGGGTGACGTTTCTCATTCCTGCGCCGCCTTAAACTCCATTTCTCCTATGTTCTTTCACCGCATTCCCCGGAAAACCTGGTATGAAAAAGCCGTGGAGCGCGTTTTCAGAGACAGGAAACTGTGTGAAGAAAAGCTGCTCCCCTTCGGCTGCGTTCGCGGAGAAAACGGTTTCCTGTACCGGACAAAACTGCTGAATGGCCGCCGCATGGAATTTGAAATACGCGCGGACGGTTCCGTCTGCGTGGCAATGCATGATGCAGACGGGAGGGACATCCGGCATTCAGCCCGGGAGGCGGCGGACAAGTTGCAGGAAAGGGCGCTCCGGAGGGAATATGAGGAAGAACTGTGGCATGTGGCAGAATGCTGCTTTGAGCCTGATTTCTTCCACGGCGATCCTGCCCGGAGCCTCGTCGCTCACGTCCGGGAGGTTTACGGGGACGAACTGGAATTCCTGTGGCGCAAGTCGCCGGGGAGCGCCATTGTGCGCCGGAAGGACACGGAAAAATGGTATGCCGTTTTTCTGGCCGTGCCGCGGCTGAAGCTGGGCAGCAGTTCCAAAGAGAGGGTTGAGGTGCTGAATTTGCGGGTTTGTCCCGGAGAGCTTGACGGCCTTGTGGACCATCGCAGTCGTTTTCCGGCCTACCATATGAATAAGAAAAGCTGGGTGAGCCTTTGTCTGGACGGGACCATTCCTTTTGAAGAACTGGCCGCGCGCCTGGGGACCAGCCGCCGTCTTGCCGGGAAGTGAATGCCGTTTCCGGCGGTTTTCCGGACGGCATATATTCTCCGCACCCGGAATCCATCCGGAATATGGCGGCGGAGTTCGCGGATGGAAGGGAGGACGGGGCTCTTGACCCGGAAGGAGGCCGGGCCTACAGTGGGGGCATGAACGTTGAAGAAAAGGCGCTGTCCACCTTCCGCACGGAACCCTGGCGCCACAACTGCGCCCAGGCCGTTTGCGCGGCGCTGGGAAGGGAGGATTTGCTGGAAGCCGTCTCCGCGTGCGGCACGGGAAGAGCGCCTGACGGGGTATGCGGCGCCTTGTATGGAGCCCTCCTGTGCACGCCCGTGCAGTCAAGGGAGGAGCTGAAGCGGCGGTTTGTGGAAAAGCTGGGTTATTCCCATTGCAGAGACCTGAAAAAAGAAGGCCGTGTTCCGTGCCGGGACTGCGTTGCCTCCGCGGCTGTTATGGCTTTTGATTTGCAGGAGTGAACGCAGAATGACACGACTGTATTCATAGTTTTTCATGAAGAAAGGGTCTATTGGAATGAATCCAAATAGAACAACGTCATGAAAAAATTGATATATGCTATAGCAGCGGTAGCCGTTGCAGTTCCCGTCGTGGCCCTGGCCCAGAGCGCTTGTAACAGCGGTTCCTGCACCAAGGGTGACAAGGACATGGCCGAAGCCAAGGACCACATGAAAAAGGGTGCCCAAGCCGCCAAGGATGCCGCTTCTGAAAAAATGAAGGAAGGCAAGGAAGCGATGAAGGGCGCTTACGAAAGAAGCAAGGAAGCCGTCAAGGATACTTACCAGGACAGCAAGGAAGCCGTGGACCATGCGGCGGACAGGGCTGCCGATAAGGCCGAAGCCGTCGGTGATGCTGTGAAAAACGGTTAATTCAAACGATAAAAAACAAACCATTTAATTATTATGTGTGACTCCAAAGATCATATGAACCATATGCATGAAGGCTGTGGATGCTCCAAAGATGCCGCTTCCGGAAAGATGGAAGAGGGCAAGCAGGTGATGAAGGACGCCTACGAAAAAGGCAAGGAAGGCGTCAAGGATATGGCTTCCGGTGTAAGTGACAAGACCAAGTCCATGATGCACAAGGACAAAGACGCTTAATTCCCGCGAGTGAATAAGCCGTTTTTTATTCTGCATCCCGTATGCGGAATGATTTCCCCTTGTCAGGGTTTCCCGGGCAGGGGGATTTCTATGCAGGCTGGTTTGCTGGAGAAGGGGCGCCTTCTTCCGGAAGTTGGAGGGCGTGCAGGCTGATCTTATGCTTCTTGCACAGCTGCTCCACCCGGTCCCGTTCCAGCAGGATGGTTTTTCCCGCTTCCAGGGCGATTTGCCTGATGCCGCATTCCGCGCACGTCTGGATGGTGACGGGGCCTACGGTGGGGATGTCGAAGCGCATGTCGTGCCCCAGGCGGGCTACTTTGGCCAACGTGGCGGGTTTGCCGTTGCCCAGCTCGCCGCCGCGGCGGATGCAGTTGTTGGTGCCTTCAATGGCTTCCACGGCCACCACGGTGCCATGGTGCACGATGACGGACTGGCCGATGTGCAGACGGCTGATTTCCTTAGCCGTTTGCATGCCGAAGACGGCGTCTTCCCATTGCTCCGGGGTGGGTCTGGGGCCGGCGATGTGACCCGGCTGGGGCATGTGTTCCTCCATGTATGTGGAGGCAGGCAGGATGTTGAAGCCTTCCTTTTCCGCTTCCGTGATGACCGCCCCCAGCAGGGAGTCCGCGTTTTTCTCCGGCATGCGCATCAGGACGGAAAGGGCGCGCAGGTCCGGCCGGAGGGAAAGGATGTTTTTGGGGTTGATGCCCCCCGCCATGATGACGTCGGTCACACCGTGTTTTTTCAGGAAGGAGAAGGGCTTGCTGATCTGCCCTACGCTGAATTCCCGGTACTCGTCGCACAAGGGAATGACCGCTGGGTTGGTTTCCCCCTTGAAGCCCACGGCCACGATGCGCAGGTGCGGCGTGTGGCGGCGCGCTCCCCGGACGATGTATTCCGGATAGGCTCCGTCACCGGCTACCAGACCTAAGACGGGCGGGTTGGTGGTCATGCGGCTTGGGCAGGCGGGAGGAATGGAAAGAGTTACAGGTATTCCGGGCGCTGGAGCAGTTCCGCCACCCGCTTGAGCACGCGGCCGATGTCGGCGCCGTCCACCACGCGGTGGTCTCCTGTAGCCACGATGTTGGCTTTGGAAATGGGAATGAACGCTTCCACTTCATCGCTCCATACCGGGGTCTTGGTCACGGCGCCTACGCCCAGAATGATGGATTCGCTGGGCATGGGCATGGGAGCGGCGAAGGTTAGGCCGAAGCCGCCGAAGTTGGTGACAGTGGCGATGCCCCCCGTGCTGTCTTCCGGGGCCAGCCTTCTGCGGCGCGCCTGGGCGATCAGGCGGTTGTAGTCCTCCAGCAGTTCTTCCATTGTCCGTTCATTCACACGGCGCAGTACGGGAACCATGACGCCGTCCGCCACCTGAACGGCGATGCCGATGTCAATGGTGCGAGGGGAAAGGATGTTTTCCCCCACCAGATAGCCCGCACATTCCGGGTTTTCCGCCAGGGCCAAAGCCAGGGCGCGCGCAAAGTAAAGGGTGATGCCGGGCCGGTGCGGGGAGTGCTGCCTGTGTTTGATCAGGGGATCCATGAACACGGGACGCCCGGCGGAGGCCAGAGGACGCGTCCAGCTGCGGCGCATGGCGTCCGCCACGGCCAAGCGCATGGAGGATGCCTTGCGGCGCGGCCACTGGCTGACGTATTCCAGGAATTCCTCCAGATCATCAATGGTGACGCGGCCGCCGGATCCGGAACCGGAGATGAAGGCTATGTCGGACGCCCTCATGCCGAGTTCATCCATGCGGGCTTTCATGCGGGGGGACATGTAGTGGGCGCCTTTCATGCCGGCGGGAACGGGCAATCCGCGCACGCTGGGCTGTACCTTCAGGTCTGCGTCGTGTTCCTGATAGGAGTCTCCCGTTATGCCGAAGTGGACACCGGCAGGCTTGTCCGTCGCGGCGGGGGCGGCAGGGGAGGAATGGGGGACGGATTCCGGGCTGGCGGGCAGGGAGGGCTGGTTGTCTTCCCCCGCCGGGGTGGCCCCGGAACGTTCTATTTCCTCGTCCGTGGCCTCAATCATCGCCATGCAGGCGCCGACCACGACGGAGTCCCCCTCCTTGATGAACATGTCGCTGAGGATGCCGCCGCACATGGTGGTGACGCCCATCGTGGCCTTGTTGGTCTCTACCTCAAAGATTTCCTGGTCGGCTTCTACGGTGTCCCCCGGAGCCGCCAGCAGGCGGAGCACGGTGGCCTCCGCAATGGAGTCCCCGAGCTGGGGCATGAGAATGGGTACTTTAGGCATGGTTGGAAACTGGGTTGAATCAAATGGATAAAAGATGGCGGATGGACGCGGCGATGGATTCCAGAGTGGGACGGTGAGCTTTCCACAGGTTGGGATGCTGGGGGATGGGCGTGTCTTTGGCGTTGAGCCGCTGGGGAGGCGCGTCAAGCAGGTGGAAGCCTTCCGCCACGATGCGGGAGACTATTTCCGCCGTGACTCCGCCCCACGGAAAGTCTTCCCCGACTACCAGCACGCGGCCCGTGCGCGCCACGGAGGCGATGACGGTGTCCATGTCCAGCGGACGCACGGTGCGCATGTCCACCACTTCCACTTCATAACCGCTTTCCCGCGCCAGAAGGTCCGCCGCACGGACGGCTTCATGCACCATGGCGCTGTACGCCACTACTGTGGCGTGTTTTCCGGTGCGGGCGATGCGCGCCATGCCGAAGGGGACGACGGGTGCTTCCTTGTAGTTGTCTTCCGCCTTTAACCAGCGGTACAGGAATTTGTGTTCCAGGAAGATGACCGGATCAGGGATTTCCACGGCCTGGCGAAGCATCCAGTAGGCGTCCGCCACCGTGGCCGGCGTCATGACATGCAGACCGGGATAATGGGCGAACAGGGCTTCCATGCTCTGGCTGTGGAAGGGGCCCGTGCCGGGCGTTCCGCCGCAGGGGAGACGCACTGTAATATTGGCCGGAATGCCCGTACGGTAGTAGTGGGTGGCGGCCATGTTGACAATCTGGTTGAAAGCAATCGTGCTGAAGTCCGCAAACTGGACTTCCATGATGGGCTTTTTGCCCATGACGGCCGCGCCGGTGACCATGCCCGCCATGGCGTCCTCACTGATGGGGGCGTCTATCACGCGGTCCGGGAACAGATCCTTCAGGCCCTTGGTGGCCTTGAATGCGCCGCCGAAAACGCCTATGTCCTGCCCGTACAGGAAGACGTCCTTGTCTTCCGTCAGCAGGTCTTTCTGGGCGTCGTGAATGGCATCAATGTATGTTACGCTCATGGGAATGTTCCGTTTGCGGTCTTAATAAGGTCTCCAGACAGTGGCGTTCCAGTCTTCCCGGAAGGGGTCCGGCTCCGGTTCCCGCTGTGCCGTGGCTACGGCAAGCTGCACTTCGTCCGCATACTGCCGTTTCAGGTCCGCCGCTTCTTCCGGAGTAAGCCATCCGGCTTCCAGAAGCTGGCGCTCCGCGACGGATACGGGGTCCTTTTTTTCATATTCCTCCTTCAGTTCCTTAGGGATGTAAGAGGCGTCGTCATGTTCCCCGTGGCCGCACATGCGCAGGGTTTTGGCCAGCACCCACTGGGGGCCATCTCCGATGCGCGCGCTGCCTACGGCTTTCCGGAACGTTTCCAGAAGGGCCATGAAGTCAGTGCCGTCCACTTCATGAACGGCGAATCCGTAGCCGCGGCCCCTGTCCGCCAGGGAGGCAGTGCCGAATTCGCGGACATTGGGCGTGGAATAGGCGAATTGGTTATTCGTCACGACCAGCACCAGGGGAAGCTGTTCCACCTTGGCCATGTTGGCCGCTTCATGAAAGGCTCCCGTGGAAGTGGTGCCGTCCCCGCAGAAAACCATGCCTACGGGGCCCGGAAGCTTGCCGTCCAGCCGTTTGGCGAAAAGGCAGCCGTTGACAAAAGCCACGGAGCTGCCCAGATGGCTGATGGGGGCCATGTAGCCTTCAGCCGGAAGGCCGCGGTGAACGTTGCCGTCCCTCCCCTTCATGTATCCCAGGGCGGACCCCAGGTAGGCGCGTGCCGCCTCAATGATAGGTTCCCCCCATGCGACGCGGGCGGCCTGTTCGCGGATGAAGGGCGCAATTACGTCGTAGCCGGCGGTAAGAAAAACGCCGCCGCAGGCGGCAATGGCCTCATGGCCCCTGCCCAGATAAACGCCGCCCGTGATTTTTCCGGCTTTATAAAGGCTGGAAATTTTGGTGTCGAAGGCGCGCGCCAGAAGAATGGCTTGATAGGCCTTGAGGGCGCTTGCCTGCAAATCCGGTAATGTAGTGTCGCCATGTGCCACGTCCTTATTTTATATGCTGCATGCGGAAATGCAATGTCATTTCATCATACGCCGGGCCTCCCGGCCTTCCGGTCGGCCGGAGGGCCGGTCCGGAAGGTTCGCAGGGGTCAGTTTCTGCCCCTGGCGTTCATGAAAATGAACACGTAGTACAGCAGCATGGCCAGGGAGGAAAGAGCCCCCACCACATAGGTCATGGCCGCCCAGAAGAGGGCGCTTTTGGCCTTGCCATGGTCAAAATAGTTCATCAGGTGTGAGCGGTCCAGCCATTTCAGAGCTCTGGCGGAAGCGTCAAATTCCACCGGTAGCGTGATGAAAGCAAATATCGTAGTGACGGCGAACAGGCCGATGCCCAGCCCCAATACCCAGGGGGAACCGCCCATCGCCAGCAGGACAATGCCGATCATCAGCACGATTCCGACCAGGTTGGAGGATAGCTGCACCACGGGCACCAGCGCGGAGCGCAGTCCCAGCCAGTGGTAGGCCTGGGCGTGCTGGACGGCATGCCCCACTTCATGGGCCGCCACGGCCGCTGCCGCGATGCTGTTGGAGTTGTAAACGGATTCGCTCAAATTGACGGTCTTGTCCGCCGGATTGTAGTGGTCCGTCAGATGGCCTGGGGTGGACGTCACCTTGACGTCCGTGATGTGGTTGTCTTTCAGCATTTGCTCAGCCACTTCCCGTCCCGTCATCGGGATGGGAATCTGGGAGTATTCGCTGAAACGGCTTTTCATCCGCGCGCTGACCAGCCAGCTGAGCAGCATGGAGCCCAGCAGGATGATCCAATAAATGGTATAGGAATGCTGCGGAGCGGATTCCGCGTTTTGCACGTAATAGGAAAGGATATTTACGTTGAAGAATTCAATCATTGCAGTTTTGACTTTATATCATCTGGTTTCATTGACTCCAGCGAGCGGCGTGTCAGTGTACGGCCCGTTTGTCATCAAGGGTTCATGCCCCTGGGGAAGGATCAGTCGTCAATTTTTTTGGAAAGTAGCCTGCCGTCCGGGGTATAATACAGTTCCAGCTTTCGGACGGCGGCGCTTTCCGAACGGCAGTCGACGCGGTATTTTACGGTTCCCCGTACGGTGATTTGTTTGGCGCTGCGCAGGGCGTATCCCGGAAAGTCCTTAGCGACCGCCGCCGTGACCGGAGCAGGAAGGCTCTGGAGGGGAACATCCGCCTTGATGAGGAAGACGGTGCCGTCTGCGGAGAGTTTCATCTCGTATTCCAGGCCGTTGATGTGGAATTCCGCTTCATAGACGTCTTCGTCATGGTCAAAGTCCCATTCGATGACGCCGGCGTTCGGAAACTGGTTCTGCACTTGGGCTTTGACGGGGGCGGGCACATTGGAGGCCGGGATGTCTGCAAAACCGGATGCGATGAATGCGGCACAGAGAACTGGTAAAAGAATTCCGGAAATGTTCATAACATATGCAATAATTGTATTCATTAAAAAAACAAGATTTTTTTCAGGCTTCCGTGTGACAGTTGCGTCACGCATTACCCTCAGAAAAATGAGGCGGATTTGATTGGAAGGGGGTGTCTCCGGGAATTTTCCCCCATCCACAGGAACAGTTTCCGTTTTACGAGCGTACGTGTGCGTATGGCGGGGTTTGTTATCGCCAGGGGACTGTTCGTGAGGTTGAATGACAACATGCAACAGGGTATCGTCTATTTGCTTGGAGCGGGTCCGGGAGACCCCGGTCTGATTACGGTCCGCGGCCGGGAGCTGGTGGAAACGGCGGAAGTGCTGGTGTACGACGCGCTGAGTTCCGCAGAGATGCTGAATTGGGCGCCCGTTTTCTGTGAAAGGATTTTTGTAGGCAAAAGAGCTTCCCGGCATGCGCTGCCGCAGGAGGAAATCAATGCCCTGCTGGTCAAGCTGGCCCGCAATGGGAAAAAAGTGGTGCGGCTGAAAGGGGGAGACCCGTATGTGTTCGGCCGGGGGGGAGAGGAGGCGGAAGCCCTGAATGCTGCCGGCGTTGCTTTTGAAGTTGTACCGGGCATCACTTCCGCCATTGCGGGTCCCGCCTATGCGGGCATTCCGGTGACGCACCGCAGGCATTGCACGCAGTTTACCGTGTTTACGGGCCATGAAGACGTGAACAAGAAGGAGTCTTCCTTGGACTTGAAGGGAATCGCAGAGGCTCAGGGGACGAAGGTCATGCTGATGGGCATGCAGAAGCTGGAGGAAATATGCAAGGCCCTGATCGGTTATGGACAGACCCCTTCTACGCCTGCCGCCGCCATTCAATGGGCCACGACGGGGAGACAGCGCACCGTGGCGGGTACGGTGGAGACACTGCCCGGAAAAGTGTTGAAGGCCGGGCTGGGCGCTCCGTCCGTGGTCGTGATCGGGGACGTTGTGGAGGAACGCGTCCATCTGGATTGGTTTGAACGCCTTCCCTTGTTCGGAAAGCGCATCGTGGTGACCCGCACGCGGGCGCAGGCGGGGGAATTGAGTTCCCGGCTGCGCCGCCTGGGTGCGGAAGTGCTGGAAATGCCCACCATCCGAATCGCCCCCCCTACGGACAAGCGGGAATTTGCGGAAGCCGTAGTGCATGCCCATACCTATGACTGGCTTGTTTTTTCCAGTCCCAACGGCGTGGAACGCTTCTTCCAGGCATTTTTTGCCGTATACAAGGACATCCGGAGCATCGGGGGCGCCAGGATCGCCGCCATCGGGCCGGGGACGGAAGCCAAGCTCCGGGAATACGGGCTGGCTGTGGATATCATGCCTAAGAAGTACGTGGCGGAAGGGCTGGTCAAGGCATTCAAGGACGCCCGGGAGGAGATAGGCACCATTGAACACAGCACGTTTCTGTGGGTACGCGGGGAAGACGCCCGCCGCGTTATCTACGACGGCCTGATGTCCATGGGAGCCATTGTGGACGAATGCGTAGCTTATA
Protein-coding sequences here:
- a CDS encoding PepSY-like domain-containing protein, translated to MNISGILLPVLCAAFIASGFADIPASNVPAPVKAQVQNQFPNAGVIEWDFDHDEDVYEAEFHINGLEYEMKLSADGTVFLIKADVPLQSLPAPVTAAVAKDFPGYALRSAKQITVRGTVKYRVDCRSESAAVRKLELYYTPDGRLLSKKIDD
- a CDS encoding zinc metallopeptidase, which translates into the protein MYWIILLGSMLLSWLVSARMKSRFSEYSQIPIPMTGREVAEQMLKDNHITDVKVTSTPGHLTDHYNPADKTVNLSESVYNSNSIAAAAVAAHEVGHAVQHAQAYHWLGLRSALVPVVQLSSNLVGIVLMIGIVLLAMGGSPWVLGLGIGLFAVTTIFAFITLPVEFDASARALKWLDRSHLMNYFDHGKAKSALFWAAMTYVVGALSSLAMLLYYVFIFMNARGRN
- a CDS encoding thiamine pyrophosphate-dependent dehydrogenase E1 component subunit alpha, with the protein product MAHGDTTLPDLQASALKAYQAILLARAFDTKISSLYKAGKITGGVYLGRGHEAIAACGGVFLTAGYDVIAPFIREQAARVAWGEPIIEAARAYLGSALGYMKGRDGNVHRGLPAEGYMAPISHLGSSVAFVNGCLFAKRLDGKLPGPVGMVFCGDGTTSTGAFHEAANMAKVEQLPLVLVVTNNQFAYSTPNVREFGTASLADRGRGYGFAVHEVDGTDFMALLETFRKAVGSARIGDGPQWVLAKTLRMCGHGEHDDASYIPKELKEEYEKKDPVSVAERQLLEAGWLTPEEAADLKRQYADEVQLAVATAQREPEPDPFREDWNATVWRPY
- a CDS encoding MmcQ/YjbR family DNA-binding protein; amino-acid sequence: MFFHRIPRKTWYEKAVERVFRDRKLCEEKLLPFGCVRGENGFLYRTKLLNGRRMEFEIRADGSVCVAMHDADGRDIRHSAREAADKLQERALRREYEEELWHVAECCFEPDFFHGDPARSLVAHVREVYGDELEFLWRKSPGSAIVRRKDTEKWYAVFLAVPRLKLGSSSKERVEVLNLRVCPGELDGLVDHRSRFPAYHMNKKSWVSLCLDGTIPFEELAARLGTSRRLAGK
- a CDS encoding 2-oxo acid dehydrogenase subunit E2 translates to MPKVPILMPQLGDSIAEATVLRLLAAPGDTVEADQEIFEVETNKATMGVTTMCGGILSDMFIKEGDSVVVGACMAMIEATDEEIERSGATPAGEDNQPSLPASPESVPHSSPAAPAATDKPAGVHFGITGDSYQEHDADLKVQPSVRGLPVPAGMKGAHYMSPRMKARMDELGMRASDIAFISGSGSGGRVTIDDLEEFLEYVSQWPRRKASSMRLAVADAMRRSWTRPLASAGRPVFMDPLIKHRQHSPHRPGITLYFARALALALAENPECAGYLVGENILSPRTIDIGIAVQVADGVMVPVLRRVNERTMEELLEDYNRLIAQARRRRLAPEDSTGGIATVTNFGGFGLTFAAPMPMPSESIILGVGAVTKTPVWSDEVEAFIPISKANIVATGDHRVVDGADIGRVLKRVAELLQRPEYL
- a CDS encoding MBL fold metallo-hydrolase, giving the protein MNILFLGTGTSTGVPQIGCSCAVCTSPDPRNKRLRSSIYVEASGIRILLDSSPDLRQQALRENITDLDAVLYTHAHVDHIGGFDDLRAFCWRRAGGLPMYASPETMKTLRTMYGWAFESGKARTGYVRPEPHETTEPFHVGGVLVTPLPVMHAGVETYAYVLESGGRRLVYMPDVKSIPEASLERMTGADLLIIDGLRYDLHPTHMCLDESLAAIRAIEPGQAFLTHLSHNMDYRILSGRLPENVGAAYDGLRLSLP
- the lpxI gene encoding UDP-2,3-diacylglucosamine diphosphatase LpxI (LpxI, functionally equivalent to LpxH, replaces it in LPS biosynthesis in a minority of bacteria.); its protein translation is MTTNPPVLGLVAGDGAYPEYIVRGARRHTPHLRIVAVGFKGETNPAVIPLCDEYREFSVGQISKPFSFLKKHGVTDVIMAGGINPKNILSLRPDLRALSVLMRMPEKNADSLLGAVITEAEKEGFNILPASTYMEEHMPQPGHIAGPRPTPEQWEDAVFGMQTAKEISRLHIGQSVIVHHGTVVAVEAIEGTNNCIRRGGELGNGKPATLAKVARLGHDMRFDIPTVGPVTIQTCAECGIRQIALEAGKTILLERDRVEQLCKKHKISLHALQLPEEGAPSPANQPA
- a CDS encoding transketolase C-terminal domain-containing protein, which encodes MSVTYIDAIHDAQKDLLTEDKDVFLYGQDIGVFGGAFKATKGLKDLFPDRVIDAPISEDAMAGMVTGAAVMGKKPIMEVQFADFSTIAFNQIVNMAATHYYRTGIPANITVRLPCGGTPGTGPFHSQSMEALFAHYPGLHVMTPATVADAYWMLRQAVEIPDPVIFLEHKFLYRWLKAEDNYKEAPVVPFGMARIARTGKHATVVAYSAMVHEAVRAADLLARESGYEVEVVDMRTVRPLDMDTVIASVARTGRVLVVGEDFPWGGVTAEIVSRIVAEGFHLLDAPPQRLNAKDTPIPQHPNLWKAHRPTLESIAASIRHLLSI
- the cobA gene encoding uroporphyrinogen-III C-methyltransferase; the encoded protein is MAGFVIARGLFVRLNDNMQQGIVYLLGAGPGDPGLITVRGRELVETAEVLVYDALSSAEMLNWAPVFCERIFVGKRASRHALPQEEINALLVKLARNGKKVVRLKGGDPYVFGRGGEEAEALNAAGVAFEVVPGITSAIAGPAYAGIPVTHRRHCTQFTVFTGHEDVNKKESSLDLKGIAEAQGTKVMLMGMQKLEEICKALIGYGQTPSTPAAAIQWATTGRQRTVAGTVETLPGKVLKAGLGAPSVVVIGDVVEERVHLDWFERLPLFGKRIVVTRTRAQAGELSSRLRRLGAEVLEMPTIRIAPPTDKREFAEAVVHAHTYDWLVFSSPNGVERFFQAFFAVYKDIRSIGGARIAAIGPGTEAKLREYGLAVDIMPKKYVAEGLVKAFKDAREEIGTIEHSTFLWVRGEDARRVIYDGLMSMGAIVDECVAYKTEPETDDVAGAQAVFRETGADIVTFTSSSTAENFFKLGLPWPAGCKAASIGPVTTDTLKELGHPPAIKAREHDINGLVEAILKACGK
- a CDS encoding WecB/TagA/CpsF family glycosyltransferase, encoding MEAQQSAGGGKTAERVSGPDLMEAVVKANAEYPGLRHFLLGGDERTLETLAARLAEKFPGFCLAGVYSPPFRYWSEKDLQDMREAIASSGANVVWVGLGCPKQERWMAEQKDLLPPAVYAGVGAAFAFHAGTVKRAPVWMQKNSLEWLYRICREPGRLLKRYVKHNSLFVWYLLTGR